A genomic window from Vitis riparia cultivar Riparia Gloire de Montpellier isolate 1030 chromosome 18, EGFV_Vit.rip_1.0, whole genome shotgun sequence includes:
- the LOC117905891 gene encoding leucine-rich repeat receptor protein kinase EMS1 gives MPPAFEAILAATASFFFITLFLAVFLIVCRGLKQRRSSEPRTRPIQSSSLTSISVGESATFDPSLKRISMGELLAATRNFASDGIIGDGSFGMVYKACLSNGVTVAVKKLSPDAFQGFREFRAETETLAKLQHRNIVQILGYCVSGSDRVLIYEFIEKGSLDQWLHDTSSEDQQLSTPRLPLSWETRLKIIRGVADGLSYLHNLDTPIIHRDIKASNVLLDSEFEPHIADFGLARRIEWSHSHVSTQVAGTMGYMPPEYREGVTVATVKADVYSFGILMIEIATGRRPNLPTRLDGIDVGIVQWARKMVAQERHMEMVDSNVSREGLRENEVRELFRIAHLCTSEISRDRPPISLVVDLLYQLFS, from the coding sequence ATGCCTCCTGCATTTGAGGCTATTCTAGCTGCCACTGCCAGCTTTTTCTTCATTACTCTCTTCCTTGCGGTTTTTTTAATCGTTTGCCGAGGACTCAAACAGCGCCGGAGCTCTGAACCCCGGACCCGTCCCATTCAGAGTTCCAGCCTCACCTCTATCTCGGTTGGCGAGAGCGCCACGTTTGACCCCTCGCTGAAACGGATCTCCATGGGGGAGCTCCTCGCTGCCACCAGGAACTTTGCCTCCGACGGCATCATCGGGGACGGCAGCTTCGGCATGGTTTACAAGGCCTGCCTCTCCAACGGCGTCACCGTCGCCGTCAAGAAGCTCAGCCCCGACGCCTTCCAGGGATTCCGGGAGTTCCGGGCCGAGACCGAAACCCTAGCCAAGCTCCAGCACCGGAATATCGTGCAAATCCTCGGGTACTGCGTTTCGGGCTCCGATAGGGTCCTCATCTACGAGTTCATCGAGAAAGGGAGCCTCGATCAATGGCTTCACGACACCTCGTCCGAGGACCAGCAACTTTCCACCCCGCGTTTGCCGTTATCTTGGGAAACGAGACTAAAGATTATCAGAGGAGTTGCAGACGGTTTATCATATCTCCACAATCTGGACACCCCAATCATTCATAGAGATATCAAGGCCAGCAATGTGCTATTAGACTCGGAATTCGAACCACACATTGCTGATTTTGGCTTAGCTAGGAGAATTGAGTGGTCGCATTCCCATGTCTCCACCCAGGTCGCCGGCACCATGGGCTACATGCCCCCGGAGTACCGAGAAGGCGTGACCGTGGCAACGGTGAAGGCGGATGTGTACAGTTTTGGGATACTGATGATTGAGATCGCGACTGGGAGGCGCCCCAATTTGCCCACCCGCCTGGATGGTATAGACGTGGGGATAGTGCAATGGGCGCGGAAAATGGTGGCCCAGGAAAGGCATATGGAGATGGTTGATTCCAATGTTTCCAGGGAAGGGTTGAGAGAAAACGAGGTCAGGGAATTGTTCAGAATTGCCCATTTGTGTACCAGTGAGATATCCAGAGACCGCCCACCTATCAGTTTGGTGGTTGATTTGTTGTACCAGCTTTTCTCATGA